A segment of the Corylus avellana chromosome ca2, CavTom2PMs-1.0 genome:
TTCTCCATTGAAGTGGGTTTCTTTGACACTGTCCTAGAGATCaaagaaaagatacaaaaataCCAAGCCATACCCATATCAAACCAAACCCTTATCTTCAATGGCAATGTGCTCCAAGACAACCACTATGTTGGGCAATGTCAAATCCATCAAAACTCACACATTCAGCTCAATATTGTTTCTCCTGAACCCAATAAAGCCATTGTTTCTCCTGAACCCAATAAAGCCATTGTTGAGATTGACAACTTATCGATGTCCAAGACAATCCAGGTCAACATAAAGACCCCAAAGTCCAAATTTTATGTCCCTGTAAAAATGGACGTAAACGACACCATTGGAGAGTtaaaggaaaagataaaagaattGAAAGATGAAGCTATTATTGATGAGATTGTGCTTCATTCAAACGGCATTGAATTACAAGACCATAAGCCTTTACGTGAT
Coding sequences within it:
- the LOC132170079 gene encoding ubiquitin domain-containing protein 7SL RNA2-like encodes the protein MDVIFELQQGGSFSIEVGFFDTVLEIKEKIQKYQAIPISNQTLIFNGNVLQDNHYVGQCQIHQNSHIQLNIVSPEPNKAIVSPEPNKAIVEIDNLSMSKTIQVNIKTPKSKFYVPVKMDVNDTIGELKEKIKELKDEAIIDEIVLHSNGIELQDHKPLRDYEFSNNSEVDVSFRGSQKLDIMVLTRCGTKTIPVEVNDLDNVGELRKELERLQKMIPFPLPQEGYFFIYEQDVMNENRSFRWHNVGQGDTIEIFNGTVTSMEPDHP